GAAAATtcaataaagaaagaaaaataggaaTTTCATTTGAACTTGGTTGTGAATGTTAAAAAATGGTATACGACTGACATGGGTatgttcaattttctttttcctaaatTGTTCACATATAACCATATCCGCACCAGTATTGGTACTTGAAGATAAGAGAAGGTTCAATTCCCTAAAAAGATCTTGCATGCCATACAACTTTTCTCCAGAGAGAAAGATACACATGGCATGCCTAATAGTAATGGATCTACATCATTATAAGGAGATTTCAAAAAGAACTAATGATAATGGGCAACAAAAATTCATGGATCACTCCAGAAAAAAGATAGATAATGGGCAACAAAAATCAAGGGAACCCTTGGTTATTATCTAGGATCATAAAGGAATATCCTTCCTACATGCCCCGCAAAGAATTGTCGTATTCGGAAATATGCCCACAAGATCACTCAGATATGAGACAACATAATGAACCTTCTATTATTCCAAGGGATATGATCAATCTAGACCAAATGTTGGCAAATTCCATCATGGCAAAAAGACATAACTCACCATAAACTTTAAACTCGATAGTTACAACACATACTCTAAAATCTAAGCATCCTCTGTGAGTGTGTGTGGTTGGGATGGGGTTGGAGGAGATAATTTGAACCACAAAAATCAAGACAGCCAAACATACCTGCCAGCTAAAACCCGATCCATGTCTTGTAGCTCTGCTTCAAGGAATCTACAGCCGCGCATATACTTTTCATTTTGATAGGAATCATTTTTACCTGCATAGGACTCCATAATCAAATCTGTATTCTTATTGCAACAGGGATTTTCCACTCAAATTTCATATGGAATACAATGATTGTCTCCTATCTTACCAGTGCGCAAAAGAAATGGCGATAATCCCATTTTATCACCGCTATTATCATCACGAAAGTGTAGTCCAACCAAAAGACTGTAATCCATAATTCTCTCAGCCTCCAAGAACTCACAATCTCGATCGATTTGCCTGCCACCATTTGGTTAAGGAAATTAGTGATAAatcaaaggatgaattgacatAAGGAGTTGCAAGGAGAGgagtaaaaatgtaaaacaGCTTACTTCATAAGCTCCTCAAACCAATTTCTTTGGAGGCGAAACACAAAATTGAGATCCAGGTCTTTAAGGGTTGTCGTTTCATCAATTTCCTCTTCTGGCTTATCAGTTGAGCGGCCGTGGGAGGATCCTTTAAGGTCAAACCGTCTATGGATTCGGTACTCAGAGCAGAACAAATTACCCATCACAATGAACCGGGTCTGGTatttaacaacaacaataatttttGAGCAAGTGAGACGATTTCATGAAAGAACAAAACCTTGAATACAAGTAATTCagttcatattcaatttatttcaagcGCATACCTTTTGGCCACCAACAGGTTTGACACAGTGCACGCCGTAAAATTTTGTCACAAGGGAATTTTCATACCGACAAACATGTTGGTAATAACTTGGAAGCATCTTTATAAGGACCTGATATCGTTAATCACACTTTAGATTCATTCTAATCATGTACatgtatttatgtttaatttaactGACAGAGTAAGGTGAAATAacgagaaacaaaaaaaaattctgattGTTGAGAATGCCATTCGAGAAATGTATGCATCAAGACACAAAACAACTTTAGCATGAAGTCGAAGTGCATTGGCAACTAACCTTGGCTTCGGATTTCTTTACTGTTTTTATCATGAATCGATCATCTTGAGTAAGGTAAAAGAAGCTTCCACTCTTCCCCGGAGAAGAGAACTCTCTAAGTGCATCATTGCCACAAATAGCTAGCATATAATCAGCAGGATCGATTTGGAATAGCTCCCTCAAATGTCTGAAACTCACAAAAGGGAATCCCGTTACCAACATAGTAAATGCTCGTGAAACAGAATGATAGCAAAAAGCTACTTATAACAGAATCGGTGGAAACTAGTATGCAATCAAGCAAGCTCATTACTATTTTTATTCAGTTTGCAGATAAATCAACTAAAAAGCAGAAGGAACATACCGAAACACCACCGGGCAATAATCCTTCCATCGGAACTCGATGGACTGATGAGGCGGTGTAAGCTTTGATCCTTCAGACGGAAACTTCGTCCAGAACTTCTCTTTTGGATCAAAATCTGATGGCTTTAAATCCTGCAACATCGAAGCATGTTTCCCAACAGAATACCTGCAACAAAAATAAGTTACAACCCCCAAATTCAAAGAGTCAAAACGTATATATTCACCAACAAAAgcctgaaattttttttcaccTTATACCCAATTGCAAATTAAGCATTAAATCATAATGCTTATGGCCTTTGTAAATCATTTGTCCTGGTTTCTTTATTTCCTCATTAAAACAACAAGGGTTTCTTCTAAAGTCCCTAAACCCATCTCTGTAAATCATTGAAGCTTCAACATTATCGACTATATCACAGGTAATATCTCCTTCTTCACCATCACTTTCCCATATGCAAATCCTCGGGAAATTTATGTTTCTTTCCCCTAAGCTTCCCCTTCCATCACAATGCTCTTTCCCGTCGTTCCCGTTAGAAAATGTTTCGTTTAACTGTTGAACTTTCTTCATGGTATCATCGTTCCAAGCTCCGATATAACGACTGCCGCCCGGCCAAGAGAAAACTCCGTTCCCCTTGGGGACTCCGTTTTCCCATTGCCCGACGTAACGGTTTTTGTTCGCCCATATCAAGGTTCCACGACCGGAGATAACGCCGTTCTTCCATTCCCCGATGTACTCGATCCCGTTGCTCCAAACATAGCGGCCGTATCCGTCTTGTAGGTCTTTCTTCCACGATCCTTCATAGTAATCCCCATTGGCATAACGTTTACGGCCCTGCCCATGTTTACGATTAGAGATCCACGAGCCGCGGTACGTGTCGTCATCGGATCCGATAAACGTCCCGATTCCTTCCATCCGACCCGACTTGAAATCCCCTTCATAACAGGCTCCTGACGGCCACGAGAACTTCCCTTTCCCTGAAGCTTTCCCGCGCCGCCACTCGCCTTCATACATGCACCCATCTTTCCACAGGTACTTCCCCGATCCATGAGGCGCACTACCGGAGAAGCTACCGGTGTAAATATCGCCGTTGGGGAGGACTTTCTCGACGGCAGCACCGACGGTAGCAGCAGTCGTGGGAGTCACGCGCCGGCTCCGATGATTGTGAGACATGGGAGTAGTAACAGAAACCACAAGGTGGTCTTTCTCGTCGTCGGATTTCTTCTTCTTGGCGTTTGAAACGACGTCGCTCTGCTCATTTAACGCTGCTTCGTGCATTGAACTCTCTTCACTTTCAAACTCTCTGTTTTACCTTTTGCGTTGTAAGAATCTCTTAGCTCCCTTCCTCAACTTACAGCATTTGTGAAACTATGGCCAAACATAGAAGAACCCAAAACGGCGCCGGCGGAGACAAGAACATTTCCGGCGACAAttttctcccttttcttttcctctttgtTATTGCTTTTGGTGTTTCCTGTAAACGTTCTTCGGTTTGGTGAAATGGGTGGAAAAATTGGAATCCTGCAAAACTGAGCAAATGAAATGAAACCCAAAGCAAACGAGAGGgcaagataaattaaaaatatataattataagataaaaagataaaaaggaaaaaaaaattggggaaaTTTAAAAGGGAGAACAGGAAGGAAAGCTTAGGAGGGGATTAGGTATGTCATGCTAGTGAAAAACCGGATATTCCATTTTTCTtccctttattatttaaatatgaatatatatttgatgaatttatggtatatataaattttcaatctttATCATTAACATAAAACCCCATAGGTTTGAAGcaattatttttagaaagttATCATGAACAAAAATAgagattatataaaaaaatcacttttaaaataatcgtaaaattactacttttacaaaacaacaaatttataatattaaaattttatttatctccaccaaaaacattttaaaagctATTATGAAATCCGTACATATGCTATCTATCAAACATGTGATATTGGGGTTATAAACAAAATCCCAAATGGTTTGAAGGAGAAAAATGATTGATTGGAGGATCAAAACTAAAGTTTTAAgtggaatttaattttataatttaaatctttgaTCAATGTTGGGGGAAGCTTTGGAAATGGTGTACATGgaagcaaagcaaagcaaagcatcattaaataaataacttatttttgtttacaCTTTTGAATGGACCCACCTTTAAGGCAACTTCGTTTATGTGTTGGATACTTCATGCTGTGCTATCTCCTCAACTTTTCAGTTTTGATATagttaaaacttttaattatctacacttatgtttaattttaatctcacGAGTCACATTAAATACCAGCTCAATTAAGATATTATTATCGATAAAAAtaacacataattaaatttgaacttttttttatacaatattaagaGTAGAGGTAACACGATTTGAACCCGtacaatttttgttaaaattatatttgtctTTTACAtggatttttaataaatatatttattacataattctTTTCATCTAAATCGTAGGTGTGCTACAGTCAGTGGCGGCGAAACTAGGGGTTGGCAGGGGCCCCGACcttcctaaaataaattttttttcgtatggtccctttaaaatttttaaaattttaaattagtaaaagtaaaattacactttgctCCTctcaaaagtataaaaatttaatttaatcctttaaaaattataaagatatagtctattgaaatggtgaaattgtattttctatcgtaaaaattacaacttAATTTCGCCTCTCCTAAAAAGTTTTCGACTATAAACTAGTTATTATCTAATAACTTGGTGTAATTAGTGTCACAATTAATTAGACAATTAACTCAAATGAGAAATTATGAGATGGTCTAACTTTTAAACAAAAGCTATTTATTAAAAAgattatttatactattatttaagcctTGAATAAATTGGTGTGCGAGTTGAACATCTCTatatttttgttactttatcaataattattagttttaatataaaaataattatattattcttttactttggCATCATAAAATTGTATTGTGtgcaaatagaaaaaaatggtGGACAACACCATATTAATAAAATTGCATGATTTTAGTCCAaagtcaagaaaagaaaagagatgatGAAACACATTAATTTCATATCACACTTTATCAAAgctttagtatttatttttcttgggtATCATAAATTATGGAATGAATATTACAACACATTTCGCACCTCCCCTAATTAATAAGGCTGGCCTCTCTTTTTTATGTTCGAAAAATAACAActgtatttttcttaaattttctattttaaggggATCGAAGCCTGACTcgatttttataattctttattcgtatcataattttattaatagtttctATTTTATGGTAATGGTTTTTTAGGAATATAAATACAATCATATGGATTAACATACTCTGAAATCCGAATAGACAAGCGTATggtgaatttatttatatagtGTAGTGTCAGCAAAATACGGGATCTTATGCCATAACTTTTGTGATGCGTAGTGAATGAGGTTTAGACGTAGACATTCAACCACCTATTAATTAGAAAGCATGTCAATTTCTTTCTCATTCATTTCCTCTTTAGTTTAGTTGGGGGCTAccattttaattgtttatgtttGGACACtttgttttacaaattttaacaacatttatcttTTCAAGTGTTGGGTGTGCAATGATAATGAATATGGGTGTGTTGAATAccatattattaaaaaagataattttgaaatttaaaaatagatcgaaaattatcaaaaagtttaaatttaatataaaataatcttaatatTACATCTCTctagataattttatttctataatatgctatttttaaatcttttttatttttaatgtgaaTTTAACCTCTCCgtctaatttgatttttttatccgAGTTCAATTGGAAGcaaatactaaaataaagttattcttcaaaataatttagtggaattaagttggattaaaattttaattttttaaaactttcttGATACAAGCAAAACTTCTCGAATCGATTGGGTAATTGGATCCTTAAACAAATCCAACATAAATcatattgataaattatattaaaaagtagtgaataaaaataataaatgagacCAAACCCACCTTACACAAGAGAAGAACAAAAATCCGGATTAAGCTCTATTATTTTATAGGTGATTTGCTTTTTAGAATAggaataatgataaatttagtttttagtgtttatattttttgttaatttgactTTTATCATTATTTCGAGCTAAATTTGGTtctcaattttaccaaaaaagagttgaatttgatcattaatctttcaaaagagtcaaattgtttttaaacggaaatattgactaaaacattaattttgtaaacatgGTAACCCGTTTGACAATTCATGTGTATTTCATGttaatcttttgaatttttatgaacttttatatattttttaattttgaatcttttattttttgaataattgtataatttttaaattatttgttgatgtgACATAAAAATAGTGTTATGTTAGCATAAAGTATATGTGGATTACCAAGCGGTTACTAGGCCAACatcatttaaaaatgttttagtcAACATATTTGTAGAAAAAAGCGACTTGACTCCTTTTTATAGGTTAACgactaaatttattcaaaaaagaaTAATGACAATTTTGACAAAAgatgtaaatgttgaggttaaATTGATCATCATGCCTTTAGAACAATACacttattttattgatataatttgtTAATAAAGTGTTGCACTTTTAATTTCAGtcattatgaatatatatatatatatatatatataatcatccATGAAATTGATCAACACACTTATTACATGTAGGTAacaaaaagagggaaaaaagtTCTAAACAAACTTATTACATCATTATCCTATGTAATACCTATTGAATCCCCCATTAAGATTCAACATATCCCTTGTAGTGGAAGCAAAAATTCGTAGGGGCTTGATTTCTTGTTGATCGTATAACTCGTCATGAAGTTAGTTGTTGCATTTCCTTCACAATAAACATATTGCACCTTGGTTCTCTAGTCCCTACTTCTTAGCTCCAACCAAAGTCTCATTGCATCCCTTTGTGTGCTTCTCATTAAGAAGGTGAATTATGGACAAGCTATCATTCTCAATGATGACATTATAGTGACCATTTCTCTAAGCAATCATCAGACTGTCGAATATAGCTCGAACTTTTGCTTGTGTTACAAAACATAAGCCCAAGATTCAACCAAAGCCACCTAACCACCGTCCATACAATCCCTCAACACCCCCACAACACCTTTAGTTAAGCTTGTTTTGAAAGTCTATCTATATTCACATTTATCCAACTTTTAGTTGGTGCATGCCATCTAGTTTGTGTCACTGACCTTTGATGCTTGCTTTTGTCcctatttcttaaaaaaaaactgatagctaaaacaatgtattttaatataatctCCATTGCACAAAAACCACCATAACTAAAGACCAACTTGTTACGAGTTAGCCAAAGTTGGCAACATACTATACTAAATAGTATATTCTAGCTAACCCCATCGGACCACTTAAAATTAGTTCTAATATTCTCAACAAGTTAGTACTCAAGTAGGAGAGAAGAAAAAACTTCGAATGTAAAGCACAAACACTAGTTTCTTCCTAAC
This sequence is a window from Gossypium raimondii isolate GPD5lz chromosome 5, ASM2569854v1, whole genome shotgun sequence. Protein-coding genes within it:
- the LOC105770209 gene encoding phosphatidylinositol 4-phosphate 5-kinase 1 → MHEAALNEQSDVVSNAKKKKSDDEKDHLVVSVTTPMSHNHRSRRVTPTTAATVGAAVEKVLPNGDIYTGSFSGSAPHGSGKYLWKDGCMYEGEWRRGKASGKGKFSWPSGACYEGDFKSGRMEGIGTFIGSDDDTYRGSWISNRKHGQGRKRYANGDYYEGSWKKDLQDGYGRYVWSNGIEYIGEWKNGVISGRGTLIWANKNRYVGQWENGVPKGNGVFSWPGGSRYIGAWNDDTMKKVQQLNETFSNGNDGKEHCDGRGSLGERNINFPRICIWESDGEEGDITCDIVDNVEASMIYRDGFRDFRRNPCCFNEEIKKPGQMIYKGHKHYDLMLNLQLGIRYSVGKHASMLQDLKPSDFDPKEKFWTKFPSEGSKLTPPHQSIEFRWKDYCPVVFRHLRELFQIDPADYMLAICGNDALREFSSPGKSGSFFYLTQDDRFMIKTVKKSEAKVLIKMLPSYYQHVCRYENSLVTKFYGVHCVKPVGGQKTRFIVMGNLFCSEYRIHRRFDLKGSSHGRSTDKPEEEIDETTTLKDLDLNFVFRLQRNWFEELMKQIDRDCEFLEAERIMDYSLLVGLHFRDDNSGDKMGLSPFLLRTGKNDSYQNEKYMRGCRFLEAELQDMDRVLAGRKPLIRLGANMPARAEQMARRSDFDQYTHGGVGHFSHSGDVYEVVLYFGIIDILQDYDISKKLEHAYKSLQVDPTSISAVDPKLYSKRFRDFIGRIFVEDR